The Deinococcus seoulensis DNA segment GCCGCGCCGCTGTGGACGAGGGGGCCTCCGGCTGCGTTCCGGGCCGCCCGACCGGGCCGGGCTGGACACCCGGGGTCGGCCGGAGGTCAGGGTGCGGCGGCACCTGACCGGCCACCGGGAATGGTGCAGCCTGAACCCCGACCACCGGGGCCTGAACTGGCGCCTGAACCGCTGGGGTCACCGGGGTGCCGCCAGGGAGAGGCGCGTCTGAGCTGCGGTCTGCTCCCGGTGCTGTGGCGACTGGAACCGGAGCAGCCGGTGGCATCAGCCTGTCCAGCGCGGCGGCCGGGCTGGGCGCGGTCGGTGCCGGGCGGGAGATTTCCGCAAGACTGGTGTCCGCAGAGTGAACTTGCACCGGCGCGGCCTCCGCACGGCTGGACCCGGCGGGTTCATCCTGGGCGGGTCCAGGCATGTCGGGCACGGCGGTGTCGGGCACAGAGAGGCTAGATACAGTGGGACTGGGCACCGGCTCACTGGGTGCCGGTTCGCTGGGCACGGGTGCGCCGAGCATGGGGGCGCTGGCAGCGGGCTGACCGGGCGTGTGACCCGCTGTGTCCGGTTCCTCGTCCGGGTCGGCCGGGCCGCCGTCCGGGGTGCGGGCGTTCCGGCCGGAGCGGCTGGCGCGGGCGCGCAGGCGGGGCGTGACGCTGCCGCGCGTGCCCGGCTGGTCCGCGCGTGCCTGGGTGGGCGCGGCGCGGTCCGTCAGGTCGGGTTCCGCCGCGCCGGGCGCACTCACGTTGCGTTCCGGATGGTGGTCCTGCCAGGCGTGCAGTTGCCCGGCTCCCAGCGCGGAACTCTCGATCTCGCCGCGTTCCTCCAGTTCCGCGAAGCGGTTCAGGCGCGCCAGGATGTTCTGCGAGACGTCCTGCGGGATGGGCGGCGCGGGCTTCACTTCCTCCTCGACCTTCGGCGCGACGATGGGCGCCGCCTGCGGGCGCGGTCGGCGCGGCAGTCGCACCGGAATGTCGTTGTTCCCGGAACGCAGCAGTCGCTCCAGCTCGCGGCGTTCCTGTTCCTGCTGTTCACGCACGTCCGGCGGAAGCACGTCCGGGAACACCAGCGGCGGCCCGTCCTCGTCCGTGGGTTCACCGGCCGTCGCGTCCGGCGCGGGTGTGCGGGACGGTTCAGGCGCGGCCGGGGTCGCGGGCCGGGGCGGCTGGTCGCTTCCGTCCCGTTTCCCGGAGGGGGCGGGTGCAGCCGGTGCGGGGGCCGCCGGTTCGCTGCGGTCGGCGCGGGGTTCGCTGGTGGTTCCCGTTCCAGTGACGCGTGTTCCAGCGTCTTGCGTTTCGGTGACTGGCGTTCCGGTGACGGGCGTTCCGGTGCTTGCCTCGATTTCGGTGGCTGCCCCGGTTTCAGGTGCTGTCTCGGTGCGGGTGATTGCCTGCGCGCCGGTCGCCTGCGGTGCCGGGGGGCGCGGCGCTTCCGGGCCGGGCGTTACCGGGTCGGGCAGAGCCGCGATGGGCAGACCCGTGATGGGTGGCGCCGGGCTGGGTGGCGTGGTCTGGGGCAGCTCCGTGTGCGGTTGCGCCGGGCCATTCACCTGGGGTGCATTCACCTGCGGGCCGGGCACCTGGGGGCCAGTCACCTGCGGGCCTGTGCTCCCGGCCTGGGGTTCCGTGCTGGGTTCAGGAGCGGGTTCGGTGGCGGGCAACGTATCCGGGGTCTTCTCGGTGGCCGCATCCGGTTCCGGGGGCGGTGCGTTCAGGGCCATGGTTTCCAGGAACGACGCGGGGCGCAGCGGGGCCGGGCGGTGCGCGTCGGCCTCACGGGGCGCGGCCCGGTCCGGCAGTGGTTCCGGGGGCAGCGCGCCCAGCGGGGGCAGTGGGCTCAGCCCGGCCGCGAGGGCGTCCTCGTAATCGCCGTACGGATCGTTGACGGCCGGTGCGGCGGCCCACCCGGCGGCCCACTCGGCCGCGTGGTTGTCGGTGTTGCGCGGCGCCGGGCCGGGCACGAACAGATCGGGGGTGGCGGCCGGTGACCACTGCGGCAGGTCGTCCGGGGTGGGTGTGACCGCGCCGGGCGGGGCCGACAGCAGCCGGGCAGGCACGCGGCGCGGCCCGCTGCGGGCGCGGCTGAGCGGATGGCCGGGCAGATGGCCGGGCACGGCGGGCTGCGTGAAGGGCGTCACGGGCGACCAGGGACTCAGGGGACTCAGGGGGCTCGGGGGGTTCAGGGTCAGGGTGGGGTTCGCCGCGAGGGCCGCGTCACTCCGGGGATGGTCGCGCCGGGTGACGGCCATCTGCGAGGCGTGTTTCAGGCGGCGCAGCCGCTCGTCGAAGATACTCACTGGACTCCTTCACGGGGCCGGGCGGAGTGGGTGGCCGGGCCGCAGGTCTGTTCGGGGGAAAGGATGAGCGCGGCTCAGCGGCTCAGTTGCAGGAACCCGGCGTGCGCGAGTTCCAGCGATTCGACGGCGACGGCGTCCCCGTTTCCGGAGAAGGTGGGGCCGCTCCACTTGACCGGGTACGCCTGCAGCAGTTCGAACCGCATCCGGACTTTCGGGTCGGCGGTGCGGTAGGTGCCGCCGCTGTCGCGGGCGCCGGTGGGGTGGTCGTACACGGTCACTGTGATGTTGCGCACGTCCAGGTAGCCCTGCACGATGTTCAGGTGCCATTCGAGCAGTTCGTTCCCGGAGACCATGCCGCGCTTGAGGATCAGGTTCCCCACCCTTGAACGCACGGGCAGGCGCAGCACGCGGTCGTTCACGCCGCCCTCGATGAAGTCCATGGTCTCGGTCTCGACCTGAAGCCCGCTGACCTCACTGAACGCGGCGTGTTCCAGTCCGTCGATGGACACCTGGTAGCGGTGGTTGCTCAGGACGTGCAGCGACGTCTGCTGCGGCGTGATGGTCTTGAAGCGGGTGGCGTGCGTCATGGTCAGTTCGGACGGCGCGACCGGGCGCGGCAGGTTCGGTCTGGTGGGGTTGCGGAGGTCGAACCCGGCACTGAAGTTCACCTGTCCCAGCGGCCCGAGGCTCAGGGAGGCGGTCACGCGCGGGCGTCCCCGGTTGAAACTGACATTGGAGCGGAAGGTCATCGGCGGTCTCCTGGGTGGGGTGTCGTACGGACTCCGGTTGAACGGCAGTCCGTATCAGCGTCCGTTGCGGGTCAGGTCCAGGCGCAGGTCGTCCTGTAACAGCCGGTACACGCGGCGCGTCACCTCGTCCAGGTCGATGTCCGCGGTCGTCTGGGCGCGCGACCCGACCGGGACGGCTTCGCCCGCCGCGCCGGTCGGGCGGGGCGGGGCTGGGTGTGGTGGGGCCGGGTGTGGTGGGCGTGCGGGGGGGGTCATGAGGGAACGCCCTGTTCCAGGTCGGCGCTCAGGTCGAGTTCCAGGATCGCGCCGCAGTGCGGGCATTCCGTCTCGATCTGACCGTCCGTGAAGGCCGGTGTGGGCGCGGCGTTCCAGGTAGGCGGCGCGGCGGGCGGCGCGGACTGCGGGGGCAGCGCGAGGGTGGGGGCGGTGTTCATCTGGGCGTACAGCGATTGCAGGTACGCGAAGTCGGCGGCGGGCAGCACGCCCAGCACGTCGGGTGTCACGGGTGAGAACGGCCCGAGGCGCGTGATCACGCGGGCCAGCAGCAGCAGCGGGTAGTACGCCTCGTTGCGCTGCACGCGCGGGTCGCCCAGCGGTTCGATCTCGTCGAGGGCGGTGGCGAGGCGCATGACGCCGCCCCGGTGAACCTGCCCGTCGGACGTGTGCAGTCCGGCGGGCAGCATGAATGTCAGTTCGTTCACGCGTCAGTCCGGGTCACGGGTGCTTAGCTGCCCGCGGGGACGCGCTTGTACCCTTCGTGCGTGATGGTCAGTTCCTCGATGGCGACCTCGTTGCTCTTGGCGTCGTAGGTGGGGCCGTTCAGTTTGCTGGGCCAGGCGCGCTCGAAGGTCCAGGCGGCGACGGGTTCGCCTTTCTGGTTGTGCAGGGTGATGGTGCCGCTGCGGCGGGCTTCGTCCATGTTGCCTTCCTCGACCTGCTGGCGCCATTCCCACATGTCCATGTCGTTGGTGATGCCGCGCTTGAGGACGATGTCGTTGTACTTCATGGTGCCGGGTTCGCGGATCAGGACGGCGCGGCCCTTGGCGTCGGTGGCGCGGTACTCGACAACCTGGCTTTCGCTGCCCAGGCCGGTGCATTCGCGGAACGCGCCGACGACCTTGTTGTCGAACTGAACGCTGAAGTAGGCGGCAACGAGGGGGTCCTTGCGGGTGGGTGCGGTCATATGAATACCTCCGGTGAGGGAATGAGGGGAGCGTGGTGGGGGAGGGGGTGGTCAGGTAACAGCTGTCTTACTGTCCGCCGCCCGCGTACTGGCTGAAGCGGAACACGATGAATTCGGCGGGTTTGACGGGCGCAAGGCCGATCTCGACCTGCAGCACGCCACGGTCGCGGATCTCGTCGGGGTTCAGTTCGGCGTCGCACTTCACGTAGAAGGCCTCGCGGGTGGTGTTGCCGAACAGGGCGCCGTCACGCCAGACGCTGGTCAGGAAGGAGTTGATGTCGCGGCGGATGCGGAACCACAGGTTCTCGTCGTTGGGTTCGAACACGGCCCACTGGGTGCCGCGTTCGATGCTCTTCTCGACGTAGTTGAACAGGCGCCGGACCGGCACGTAGCGCCACTGGGCGTTGCTGGACAGTGTCCGGGCGCCCCAGACGCGCACGCCCATACCTGGGAACTCGCGGATGCAGTTCACGCCGATGGGGTTCAGGATGTCCTGTTCGCTCTTGGTGATCTGCAGGGCCGGCCCGATGATGCCGCGCACGACCTCGTTGGCGGGTGCCTTGTGTACGCCGCGTTCCACGTCGTTGCGGGCGTAGATGCCGGCCACGAAGCCGCTGGGCGGGACCATCATGGGGCTGCCGTCGGGGCCTTCGATCTTGACCCAGGGGTAGTACATGGCGGCGTAGCTGGAGTCGAAGTTCGTTTCGACGTTGCGCCACTGCACGGCCTGCTGCGGGGTCAGGTCCGGGGGGGTGTCGAGCAGCGCGATGCGGTTGGCGTTGCGTTCGCAGTGGTCGATCAGGGCGCGCTGCACGGCCTTCACGCCGTCCGCGCCGATCATGCCGGCCTGGTAGGCGCTCATCAGGTCGGGCACGGCGATCATGCTGACTTCCTCGGCGATTTCGAGGCTCTCGATGCCGCTGCGGCTGTCCACGCTGCCCACGAAGTCCTGTCCCTTGAGTTCGCGGCCTTCCTCGATCACGTTGCTGTGGGCCTGCAGCACGTAACTGCCGATTTCGGGGGCGCGTTCCACGAGCGGGCCGGTGGCGCTGGCTTCCTCGATGGTGATCAGGGTGCTTTCCCGGTTGATGACGTCCGCGACGCTGCGGCTGTGCTTCTTGCCGATCGAGACGTTCGGGAAGGTTTCGGTCACGTCGTTGCGGGAGACGCGCAGCGTGAACAGACCGTCGGTGCCCTCGTCGGGGGTGGCGCCGCCGCCACCATCGGCGGGTTTGCCGTCCTTGCCTTTGGGTGCCTGTTCGGTCTTGACGGGGTCCGGGGCGAGGACTTCGATCTGGATGTCGCTCTGGCGGCCGTCGCGGGCGACGATGCTGAGGCTGGGTACGGCCTTGCTGGCGCGGCTGGGCAGTTGCAGCGGGCGGGCGGCCTCGACGGTGCGCGCGCCCTTGGCGTCGGGCTGGGTGGGCACGAGGCGCACGACGTAGCAGCGGGTGCCGCCGTTGTTGAAGTACGCGTACACGGTCTGCGCGAGGTACGCGCCGTCCATGAAGGGGTCGCGTTCGCCGCTGGCGGTGACGGTCCCGAAGATCTCCTTGAACTTCTGCCAGTTGGCGACGAACACCGGGGTGTTGGCGGGGCCGTTGGGTGCGAAGCCGACGAACGCGGCGGTGGTGGTGCTGACGCCCTCGATCGGGCGGGGGCCGCTCTGGGTTTCTTCGACGTAGACGCCTGGGGACAGGTATTCGGGCATGGATTCCTCCGGAGTGCGGGGCAGGGGTAGGGGGGCGTCGGCCGGGTGTGGCGGCGCCCGTGGGGTGTGAGATACCCAACATTGCAGACGCCCGGTTTGGGCTCAAGCGAACTTGAGCAGACGCGGGCGGGGGCCGGGTTCTATACTGACCAGTCATTCATTCAGCGCCGAGGGATAAACTTGAAAATTACCGCTCCAGGACGACAGATCTCAGTGCGAAACTCCACAACGCCCCCGGTGGTGGCAGCCGTGGGGGCGCTGGCGTCGGCCCGCGTGCACGGACGGGAGTGCGCCGCGTGATCGACGAAATCCAGCAGTCCCTGAAAGAACTTGTCTATACCGAGGCGGGTCTGCCGCGCGACGCGCTGGACATCCGCTTCGCCGCGCCCACACCCGCCTGGGTGTCGGGCCTGACCCGTCCCACCCTGAACTTCTTCATGCACGACCTGCGCGAGAACGCCTCGCTGCGGTCCATGGAATTCACGCACGCGCCCACCGGGCTGGGCGTGGCCCGCACCCTGGCCCCGCGCCGCATGGACCTGCGGTTTCTGGTCACGGTGTTCTTCAAGGCGCAACTGGACGAACTGGGCCGCGACGAGTGGCAGGTGCTGTGGCGCGTGCTGGCCGCCCTGATGCGCCAGGACGAGTGGGAGGACCGCTACCTGCCTGCTACGGCCCGCGCCACCGGCCTGGGCATCCTGGGCCAGATCACGCCCGGCGACACCAGCAGCGGCGTGTTCAGCAGTCTGGGACAGACCGTGCGGCCCCACCTGAACTACACCGTGACCGTCCCGCTCGACCTGGGCGTCACGACCCGCTCGCCCATG contains these protein-coding regions:
- a CDS encoding phage tail protein, translated to MTASLSLGPLGQVNFSAGFDLRNPTRPNLPRPVAPSELTMTHATRFKTITPQQTSLHVLSNHRYQVSIDGLEHAAFSEVSGLQVETETMDFIEGGVNDRVLRLPVRSRVGNLILKRGMVSGNELLEWHLNIVQGYLDVRNITVTVYDHPTGARDSGGTYRTADPKVRMRFELLQAYPVKWSGPTFSGNGDAVAVESLELAHAGFLQLSR
- a CDS encoding phage tail protein; translation: MTAPTRKDPLVAAYFSVQFDNKVVGAFRECTGLGSESQVVEYRATDAKGRAVLIREPGTMKYNDIVLKRGITNDMDMWEWRQQVEEGNMDEARRSGTITLHNQKGEPVAAWTFERAWPSKLNGPTYDAKSNEVAIEELTITHEGYKRVPAGS
- a CDS encoding phage tail sheath family protein; the protein is MPEYLSPGVYVEETQSGPRPIEGVSTTTAAFVGFAPNGPANTPVFVANWQKFKEIFGTVTASGERDPFMDGAYLAQTVYAYFNNGGTRCYVVRLVPTQPDAKGARTVEAARPLQLPSRASKAVPSLSIVARDGRQSDIQIEVLAPDPVKTEQAPKGKDGKPADGGGGATPDEGTDGLFTLRVSRNDVTETFPNVSIGKKHSRSVADVINRESTLITIEEASATGPLVERAPEIGSYVLQAHSNVIEEGRELKGQDFVGSVDSRSGIESLEIAEEVSMIAVPDLMSAYQAGMIGADGVKAVQRALIDHCERNANRIALLDTPPDLTPQQAVQWRNVETNFDSSYAAMYYPWVKIEGPDGSPMMVPPSGFVAGIYARNDVERGVHKAPANEVVRGIIGPALQITKSEQDILNPIGVNCIREFPGMGVRVWGARTLSSNAQWRYVPVRRLFNYVEKSIERGTQWAVFEPNDENLWFRIRRDINSFLTSVWRDGALFGNTTREAFYVKCDAELNPDEIRDRGVLQVEIGLAPVKPAEFIVFRFSQYAGGGQ
- a CDS encoding DUF4255 domain-containing protein, which translates into the protein MIDEIQQSLKELVYTEAGLPRDALDIRFAAPTPAWVSGLTRPTLNFFMHDLRENASLRSMEFTHAPTGLGVARTLAPRRMDLRFLVTVFFKAQLDELGRDEWQVLWRVLAALMRQDEWEDRYLPATARATGLGILGQITPGDTSSGVFSSLGQTVRPHLNYTVTVPLDLGVTTRSPMVLERDLSFRAQATPGEQPPVSRRIRSSWHLLDELGQPIADALVRSEGGDGSVRAFSDEAGLVHLNVSRSEVQQLRVLTLDGRALTLPAHDSTDQPTAPGPRALPALTPQAAEPGTA